The genomic region ATGTCTCtcactccctgctcctcactcACTGCTTCTGAAGACGAATCCATAGCATCTGCAGGGTGCCCTACCATCGCAAGAGGAGATGAGTGGCCCAGCGAAGTTTGGGATGTTTCCTGCCTATCAGGACAGGGCAGACACAGCTTTTCCTCCTTCGAGTACCTTTCACTGTGTAAATGTTAGATGGCTGCACTGCTGTTGTGAAAGAggtgaaaaagcaaaacccataTTTAATATAAGCACAAAGTGTATGCGTATGAAATGCCAGCTGTTCTGTGTAACAGAGCTGTGTCTGTCTGCCTTCCCTGCTTCTGCGGTCAGTGGAGGGAAGAGACAGCTGCAGTGGATGAACCCGCAAATTGCACCACGTGCAACTTCTGCGGCGGGGAAATGCAGGGCTAGTGTTCAGGGCACCTGGGCAGAAGAGGCCAGGCAATTTCCTTCCACCTCTTTTTTAGGAAAAACCCCACCTTTTGTGTGTTAAGGGCTTCTCTATTGTAGGGATGCTCTTAGGGATCCCACGTCCAACCAATAAACGAGGTGGGATTTGAAGCTGAAGGAAGCCTGTCTCCCCATCTCCTTACATTAAACCCATGTCAAATTCCAGGCTGAAACCCCCAAAACAGGACCCGTACCTGTTGTTTAGGGCAGTTGGAGGGTCTCTTTGCTCCCCAAGAGGCTGCAACAAAGTGCCCCAGGAGGTTACACAGCTGCATATGGCAGGGGAAGTACCAGGGGGGAACAGTCATTCTAACAAAGGAAATTCAAAATAAACTACTGGTGTCAGAAACTTTCTTTAGCTGAAGAAACACTTTGAAAGCTGAAGATGCAGCAGAGCAAGAGACACCACTTCAAAAACCCATTTTGCAGTTCATTCACTTTCACGTGGCTTTTCACTCTCCTCACAccattcttatttttctcttggggagaaaaaaaacagcaaagggTTGCTGCTATTCAGTGTTTCCTTttgcaatttttattattttatcaaaCTTTCAACCCCGTGTGTCTATGCAACCTTCTCACCAGCACATGGTTGTCTTAGGtgacttttccttctttcatatCCTATTATCTGGGGTCAGGTGAAGCTTGACAAATTACTGCTTGGAAGAGAACAGTCTGTGGCTCTTGATGGGCCATCCTCTACCAAGTGTGACATTTACCTGCTGCCTATCCCTGCCTGATCTCAGCCCCTGTGCATAGGGTGTTAACATCCTCACGCTCAGTATCTCACAGTACGCACCTAGTTTTGAAAGAGACTTATTCCTCTTATCACGAAAAATATCATAAGAGATCCCACCGTCGCCACAGCTTTGTCAGGATTCCTGTATCCTTGGTTAATCTTTAAAGTGATAAAGTTTTTAAAGTTATCAGATTTCATATTTATCTTACGTCCTAAAATAAAGGATCATAAGGCTGCTCAGTGAGTTATTTCTGTTTGCCCCTAAATTACCTGGTACACAGTCATTTGGACCACAGTAGCAAGCCCCTTGGAGCACCCTACGCTGTACGTACAGACACGAAGGGTGGCTTCACCTGCCCGGCTGGCAGCAGAGACACGCCTGCAGGCACCGTGTGTTCAGACTCCCCTGGCAATTGGGCGAGTTCGgaacaaatacagaaattagCCTTTGGAAGAAATCACTTTTCCTCTCAACTCCATGTACCGGCTGTAGTGCCAAGACCTCTGCTGACCACCAGGGATGCTGCAGAAAAGAGGAGACACGGACCTTCCCCCTGCAGAAATTAAACAATCTTTCTGCAAGGCAGAGGTCTGtatctcctctcttctcctgcaGCATCCATCAGTCCAACAGTAGCCTTTTTCTGGGTTTGAAAGGCCCCATGGTTGGAAActgagtcttttttttcctggagggTTTCAGAGAAACAGGACTGTTCTCTGTCCCATGAGCCAGTCAGGAAATTGACCCTTTTTGACACAAACATCTCTCCCTCCAATGCTGCTCCTGAGGCTTGTCTGGCTGCCCTTTGCCAGGATACTCTGGGCCACCCAACACCAGCTCGCTCCCCGCCCCTCTGCAGGAAGCCTGCAGTGAGTGGTTTATCATGCAGTGGAGGGGGTACGGAGGGGGACACTCAGAAATCCaccttgttttttcttccattaacgGTGACCTCCAAGGGAATAATCTGGTCATAGGCTACACTGAGAAGCCACCTGCTTTGTGCGTGTCCAGGACAGCCACGGGGCCAAGAAACCTGAGTGACTGCACTGGGATGAGGATGCTCTAGCGGCACCCCGGGAGTGGGATTTTGGGGGTGCAAGGTGAAGGCAGTGGCTGTTTGCCTCCAGTCTCTACCCCTACAATGGGAGGGAGGTCCCCAGTGCAGAGGCTGAGTGGCACTgatggggcactgggggctgTTATGTCCCTTTAAACTGGGATTCAGCTTGTGGCGGAGGGAGACACAATATTAGGCAGtcagtcccctcccagcctttGCCACCACCCTGCTTTGAAGCAATGGGAAAATCCCAAAGCCTCTTCTCTTCCAGTGTGTCACTTTGCTGTCACAAATCTGGGGCTGTGGGAAACGTCCAGGGCTGTCAGGGGTGTGTCGTGATCACTGTCCAGGGAGGTCTGGCTGCAGAACCTCTCCTGGTGCTGCCCTCCCAGGAGGTGAATGAACCACACAGCACACAAAAAATCATATCTGCCCATCTTTACTTGAAAGCAGTGAACACCGTCTCTGTCACACCATGGATACAGCGCTGGGAACCCTCCCACGAGTGCTGCTCTTCCTCCACAGCTGGACTCTTTCACaatcattttccctttttgggTGGGGGGATGCAGCAGTACCTCTTCCCACAGGACTGGCTGAAAGTCCACTCGTCCCTTTTGCCACACATGTGGGAACAGTATCCGTCACAAGAGCCCTTATACTGCCCGTACCCTGCgatgggagggagagagagatggGTTACAAGAGAAAATGTCAGACACCATAGGAGAACAGAGCCCCAAAATTTATCTCCTTGCTGGCTCCAGGGTGGTACTGATGCACAGGGTACTTTTGGGTTTAAAACCACATAGGATGGGACCCACGCTGTCAGTTCCTGTTGAGCTGGGGGACCTCTGGGCTCTTAAAGGTCATCTCTCTGCATTTGTCAGTACTGCACCTTGCTGGCAAGATCCCTTTGCATGAGCACAAGAGACAGGCATTGGCAGTGCAGCATTCATCTCATCCCAAATCGGTTGTGCAAGCTAGGTTGGGTAAATCATCAGCCAGAGCTAGCTGCAGGTAGCCAGCTGCCAAAGCTGGGTGAGATGAACCACCTCCCTCCACACCAAGGCACAAAGCCCAGAGGGGTGACAGGCACCCGTGCTCCCAGCCTCTGGGGTCAGCCCTGCTTTCGCTCCTCCATGAGTTGCTGTCTTACCTGGGGTGGCcaaggagaaaagcaggagcACAGCAAAGACCACGCAAAGCACCCTCATGCCTGGAGGCCAGTGGAGATCTCAGCACGCTGGGAGCAAAGTGGGTCTGAGGTGGCCACAGCGGGGGACCTTGGAGGGCCTGGGTTTTATAGAGGGACTCCTGCCATAAGTGGCGCAGCAGGAGGGGAAACTTGAGCAACCCATCTCCAAAGAGGCGTTGTTTGCTTGCTGGCGTGTGCAATGTCACCCCGACCCGCTGGTCCCACTCACAAAGCATTGTTTGTGATGTCCATCGCAATAACTGTGTGTGTTATTGTCCATCGCAGTAACATAACATTGACATAACAATGGACATTGTTATGTCCATGTTTGCGGGCataagcattttttaaactttttaaataacttgggattttgttttgctttattttgtggtttgtttttttttttttttttctgggatttttaaaagcttcccCTTAGCTGAATTCCTGCTTCCCCACCTCGGATAATGCTGGCTCTATTTTTTCAGGTACTGTAGTATGGACATTGAATCAGAATTGAGTTTTTGAGTATTGCAGGAGCCCTCAAGTCCATTTTGAGTATTGAAGGCGCTTGGCAGCCAGGTCCATGCTCCAATGGGCTTCTCCTCGCTGCTCGCCGGCCGCTTTCACCAACCCGGACACGCGGGGGCaattccccctgccccagatCCGGCTGCTCAGACTCTGCCGCCAGCATGTGCAGAGCTGCCGGGCACAGCTCTGCTCGACCCAGCGCCAGCCGGGACTGCTGGCGGCAGAGCGGCCCCCCAGAGGTGCAGGAGTTAAGGCTGGCTGCCGGGCTGATGAGGCACCAGCACTGGACACTGACTGCAAGGCACGGACACACTGCACAGCACTTGGGCACCAGATCCATCACGGGGAATAGTTTTCAGGGTGCATCCATCCCTGTCCGGTGCACTGGCAGTGAGGCTCCTCAAGGGTCTCCCCCAAATGTGCGAACTCTGCAACAttttcatggaatcatagaatgatagaaCCCAtagtttgggctggaagggaccgtTAAAGGCCATCTAATCCAAACTGCCCCACCATGAGCAGGGTCATCTTcaaccagagcaggttgctcagagccccgtccaacctgactttgagtgttcccagggatggggcatcgaccacctctcagggcaacctgggccagggtttcaccaccctcactatgaaaaatatttttccttatatccagtctaaatctgccctcctttagtttaaaaccgtcaccccctgtcctgtcacaacaggccttgctaaagaggctgcccccacccttcctacagccccccttcaAGCCCTGAGAGGccccaataaggtctccccgcagcctccccttccccggctgcacaaccccagctctcccagcccggcctcgcagcaggggggctccagccctcggagcatttctgtgccccctctggccccgctcccacagccccgtgtctgtcccgtgctgaggagccccgagctggaggcggcgctgcaggggggtctcacagagcggggcagaggggcaggaccccctccctggcccggctgcccgcgctgctggggatgcagcccagggcacggctgggggtctgggctgcgagcgcacgttGCCGGCTCCTGTCCAGCCTTTcacccccccagtgcccccaagtccttctgggcagggctgctctcagtccccccaccccccagcctgtgctgatcccgggggctgccccaacccaggtgcaggaccctgcacttggcctgATTTTCATCATGTTCATTTGGCACAAGACCTATTTGGGTATTTTGCCTGAAATCTTTGAAAAAGGACTATGATGCTGATTAAAGGGCATGTAGGCAAATATGTAAATGAAGCTAAGGTAATGAACTGACACACCACATCTGATCTGTTGTGAGTCTAATGCTCTCCTGCGTAATAATTTTCATGGTTGTCTAGAGAGTGTGCTTACTAAATTCACATATAAGAAGTTGAAAGGGACTGCAAAGCATTAGAGGACAGTATTAGCATTCCAGTGGATCTTCTCATGctaaagaaataatgaaaaaatataatgaagtGATAGGGACAGCTACCTTGTCTATACAGACAAGAATAATTAGCTGGAGAATACAGAACAAGGAGTTTCTGGCTGGATGGCAGTTCTGTAGGGAAAATTTGCGTTGCAGTAGATCATAGGTAGGCAGAAATGAGCAGTTGCATGGTGTTGGGAAACCAGCACTAATTGTCCTACAAGCATAAACAAAAGCTGCGTAAAACACAGGACGTACCCACTGCACTGGGCACCCCTCTGAAGTGCATCCATCCAGTTTTGTCCACCATGCTTCAAGAAAGCACTGAAAGGGCTGAAGGGAGCTCAGAACATGACAGGAGGTCAGGAAGATGTGACCTGCAAGAAAAGGCTAAAGCAAGTGGAAtaatgaggaggaggaggaaagagaagacatGGAAAACATGGAAGTCCTCCAATCCACAAAAGTCAATACACTGGAAAGGTATGGTCTGTTCTTGGTGGCCAGGATGAGAAGTGGGTGACTCCAGTCACGGGCAGAAGTCCTCACTTGAGATGTAGGAATCACCTGCAGGATCATACCGCAGCAGAAAGGATTGAGTAGGGGGAGTGTAGAAACACCATTGCTGAAGGTcttaagtaaaaaataaacaaactccTGAGAGCAACACTTAGACGTGGGGGTGATGAAGCAGACAAGGCGCACAGTCCCCCCACCCTTGCTTTTACTCAATTTCTGTACTTAAGTAAGATCAGAGAGAGGAATGTAAGGCTGAGCCAAGTCAGAGTGCGGAGCCTGGCTTGGGCAGAAGCGAGTACCTGGGCAGGAGTCCAAGAGCATGTTTTCACTGGGTAAAATTCCCCACCCGCCAGTAACATGAAGGTTGGTGAGTTCCTCAAGAAGGTTTTATACctaatgttttaatttgtacCTGCTCCATTAATTTAGAAATTGCTTTTTCAATACATTTGTCCTTAGAATACATTTTGACTTCTTGAACTTCTGGAACAAGTTCCATGTTTCAGCGACACTCAGTGTGGAAGAGGACATTTTTTGGGTACTTTTTTGATAAGTGCCTGATTTACCACTGCATCCCACCTATTTCTTGGGTTATGAAAATTGGAGAACCAGAGTTCTGTCTTTCATAGGCCTCTAAAATTTGTACAGCTTTGTGATACAAATCCAATAATGTTTCTTCCCTGAGAtgaagatgatctccagaggtcccttccaacccctgtgattctgtgtttctgtgacaCTGATTCAGCATATGATATTTGCTGCCCAGTTGTTCAGTGTTGTAAGATCCTTCTGCTGCCCTTTGCAGATTTAGGTTTGACGGTATTCAGTAATTTTGCAATAGCAGCAGCTTCTGTCCCTTCACCAgtcacctctttttttctggctgtttGTAAAGCTATTAAACAGCCCAGTGaactgaggctggaaaagttcctttgcagagctctgctgatgCCTGAAACCCCAGAGCTGTCTGGAGGGTTTGTGAGGAAGAGGTGATGATGAAAGTGTCTGCAAGTGGTCGGCTCATCCAGGCTCCTGGGAGCTCTCAGCCCCAGTGCTCCTTCCCATCCATCAGTGGGGTGAGAGGGGACAACAAAAGAGACTACACTGAACATGGTGTTTGCTAAATTTATCAGAGAGATTTTGCAGACATGGTTCCCTTCACAAGTGGAGATGGGAACATGGGTCCTTTCCAAGCCAACAACCCCACATGGTGACCAGTCTGGACAATGGAGGGATTTTTATCAGTGCATTGTGGCCACATTTCAGCCCTATTGCATGCAGTTGCATCTCTGCCAGAGGCTGGGAAAGGCCTGAAGCCCCGTGATACTGATCTTGTTCTCCCCTCATCATTATACCTGCAGATCTCCATCAGGTCCCTCTGACCCATCAGCCCGGTCCTAACAACTCTGCTATTGACACCCGCTATTCATTTGTGCTCTCATCAAAGCCAGTGTGCTGAAATCCTATCTGATATTGGGTAACCGCAtctgggggaagggggtggcTGCCAGCACACTTGGGAGCATGGGGGAAATTCTGGTGCTCGTGCCATGACTGCACGTCCAGCCACAAACAGCACAACTTGGATGAATTCCAATGTCTCCCAAGCATCCTCCGCTCTGCAGGGAAACGCTCTATAAAAaccggcagcagcagcagactcCCTGTATACACCTCCTTCCTTTGAGCTGTCTCCAACCCTCCTCTCTCCAGCCTTGCGGAGATCCCAGCTCAACTCCAGCCATGAGGTTCCTCTACCTTGTCTTCGCTGTCTTCCTGCTGGTCTCCCTGGCCACTCCAGGTAAGATGACAAATAGCGTGAGACGAGCTGGTGCTAGCTGGGATTCCTTTAAAGTAACTTTAGCTCTTGAAAATATAGTTATTACCATCTGAGGTGACTGCTATAATCTGGCCAGATATTTTAATGACTTCGTTCAAGGGACAATGAAATGAGGGCCACCTCAGAGAGTTTCGAGTAGGAATAACTGAATTTAAGACTTCAGTATCTACTTTGGGGGTAAGCCCAGGCCGGACAATTGCCAAACAAGAGTCTGTGTGTGGCCACTTCTCTTGGGCACTCAGAGAGTTTCATAGAACCAGACAGTGCTCTTCTGTGCAACTCAGTTTCTGTATCAAGGCTCACCTGGGCACGTCTGATTTACTGATGTGGCATAGCTGTTGTTGCTTATGCCTGTTTCTGAGACTGGGAGGGTTTCTGGTCCCTCTACCAGAGTCAGAAGAGAATTCAGGGCTGAGATCTCCCAGACAGGCATTACAAGCTCCCTTCAGATATCAATTCTCATCCACCTGGGACAACTTTATCACTTGGCCCACTTTTAATCTCCATGCTGAACATTTGTTGCTGTTGTGGGGCCAATTTTAAGACCATTTCAGCatcctttctgccttttctaaGCAAgagcataatttttaaaagcatgataTAAGTACAGGGACCTGAGTGGAGAGCTAAGTTTTTGAAATCAGCCTGATGTGGCTTTTGCTGTGTTGCTCTGAGAACACTGATCCTGTCCCTAAAGGAGAGGTGCAAGGCGTCTGTGCAGTCTTGCGTAGGCGAGCACCTTTATGAACTTTGCTGTTGGGGCATCGCTCAATGCGGGCAAGGAACCTGCTCTCCTTGGGAGCGTCTTTCCCAAACTGCACCTGTGTCACCAACTGGCCCTGTAGTCACCAGCTGGGGGCAGAGGGATGCACAAAGGGTTTCTCAGGCTTGCGCTCTTGAGGGCCCCttcctgccctggggctgggcttgGGCAGGAGCATGGACGCGTGGGAGGATGGGGCAGGACCTCCCTACGAGCAGGGTCTCGTCCTTCTGACCACTGCCACGCTTATCCCTGGAGGTGATGGAGGGCATGGCGGTGGGGCACAGAGGCACCTATCCTGACCCAGCCGCTCTCCCTCTGTCTCCCCCTTGCAGGCTACGGGCAGATAAGGAAGCGCTGCCCCAAGGTGGGCTACTGCTCCAGCAAGTGCACCAAGGCGGACGTGTGGTCCTTCTCTGCCGACTGCAAGTACTACTGCTGCATCCCGCCCGGCTGGAAGGGGAAATAGGAGCTGAAGAGGAAGcttctggggaagaggaggcagcGTGGTGGCCTTGGGAGCAGCTTCTCAACTGTCTAACCCAATTGTCATCCCCTCctttcaataaagaaaaagagaaaaaaaggagatgtAGCTCTGGTGTGTGCAGTGTCGTTACTTGTGTCCCCATGATCCCGTGTTAAAACACGTTCTCCAAGCCCAGCCCAAAGACTCAGCAGAGCCAAAAACCCTGTGACAacaagctgcagagctgccagtgGTCTTATGGGGTAGGGACCTGGGAAGAAAGCGTATCATTTTCCCTCTTGCCTTGAACACAAACCTCTAGAAACAAGAGAGACACTTTCAGGTCCTTCCTGCTTTTTCAGGCTACAGGTTTTctgcagatgttttaaaaaatatgggtGGTTCAGCAATGTCTCCTCTAAGCATAAGACAGCCCTCTTTCCATGAAAATTTCAGCAAATCCCCAGGGGTGGGCAACAGAGAAGCAAATAGGCCCTTACAGACCTCATGCAATGGATTTTATATCCTCTTTGTGCCAAAGTCCCAAGACTCAGTCAGTGCTTCTCTCTTATTTGCAGATCAATACTGTATGTGGGGTTTGGTTTCTGCTCTCCCTTGCTCAAACTGGGTGTGTTGGAGCAGAAAAAGCTATGGAGAAGAGCCATGAAGGTGATCAAATGTATGTAGAAGCTCTGTAGCAGGAGCAGTCATGGACCTCTGCATAGCCAAAGTGTTCAGAGACTGTCACCACCGGATTGGCAGTCTCCCGCTTTTATACCAGTCTAGGAGAGGCAACACAGTTTTTAGGATTCTCATAAGAAACCTAATTCTTTCTACCACATAAGTATAGGTGTGAAGGTACAAGTATAGTATGGGTATGTGGATGTAAATAGGGAATAAGAgcctgtggtgggttgacccttGCTGGACGCCAGGTGCCAACCAAATCCGCTCTATCGCTGCCCTCCTCAACgaggcagggggagaaaatacaacaaaaggcttgtggtaaggacagggagatcactcagcaatttcCATCATGATCAAAACAGACTCcacttggggaaattaatttaatttattgcaaatCAAAGTCAGGTTAGGCTaatgagaaaacaaatcttaaaatacctcccttcctcctccttcttcctgcactcaacttcactcccaataTCTCTGCGTCTTCCCCCTGACCAGAGCAggaggatggggaatgggggttggggtcagtccatcacatgttgtctcttccactccttccttctccgggggaggactcctcacactcttcccctgctccagtgaggggtccctcccatggggtgcagcccttcaggaacagactggtCCCatgtgggtcccccacggggtcacaagtcctgccagcaaacctgctccagcatggggtcctctCTCCACGGgcccacaggtcctgccaggagcctgctccagcatgggcttcccatggcgtcacagcctccttcaggcatccacctgctctggtgtggggtcctgcacgggctgcagggggatatctgctccaccatgcacctccatgggctgcagggggacagccttcCTCACCATGATCTTCAtgatgggctgcaggggaatctctgctctggatcctgcagcacctcctcttgcctggcactggctctatcagacatgggggaagcttctggcatcttctcacagaagccaacCCTGTAGCCCCCCAAAAATaaccttgccacataaaccTAATACAGATTCTAACAGTGAAACAGCTTCTGCAAGGAAAATCTGCTACAACCAGCTCTGCTCTCACTTGTCTGGGGAGGGATCTATATGACATTACCCACCAACAGTGGCCATTTGGGGGGGTTGCTGGATGGAATTTGTTGTGAGTTAATGACTGCCATCACTGAGTTATCTAATGGATACAGTGGTGGTTGTTATTTGTAGAGGAATCAGGGACCAGAAGAGCTATAGGGACTGAGTGATCAATTCCCTGCTAGAAGGAGGACCTATAGAAGGGGGAACTGGGAAAATCTGGGGTAGCTTAATCGTTCTGCTGTAGTTCTCCTCtacttctcttctgctttcctaCCTTGCAATACAATGGACACACATGGTGCAGAAAGAGAGAACATCTGCAAACCCACAGAGACTGGGATCTGCTCAGCACCTTAGAGCTGTGCTGTCCAAGTTGGAGGTGAAGGACAGACCCCCTTGTTCCCAGTCCCTTCATGTCTTTGGCCACCTGGCACTCTGTGGGTGAGTTTAAAATGGAGCTCAGGGAGAGCTAAATGTGAGGTGCATAGA from Phalacrocorax carbo chromosome 3, bPhaCar2.1, whole genome shotgun sequence harbors:
- the LOC135312910 gene encoding small basic protein 1-like; amino-acid sequence: MRVLCVVFAVLLLFSLATPGYGQYKGSCDGYCSHMCGKRDEWTFSQSCGKRYCCIPPPKKGK
- the LOC135312911 gene encoding cygnin-like, whose product is MRFLYLVFAVFLLVSLATPGYGQIRKRCPKVGYCSSKCTKADVWSFSADCKYYCCIPPGWKGK